The nucleotide window AATGTGAGGATCACCAACTAATAAAACAACACATCACTTATTTTATGGGAATCTCTAAGATAACTAAGTACAGAAGTATTTCTTAGAGCAGTGTAATGAGATTGTAATACCTTAATGTAAGAAAAAGATAAtcagaaattcacaaacaatcgAGGAATACATTTAAGACTAGAACACCACATGAAGCATGACTGCATGACCAATTTAAAGGAAAGCAAAAGATGCTGTATGGTTAGTCAACTTCAGCAGAAGTAAAGGAATAGATAGATACCCAATGGAGGAGATACTCGGCAGCAACAATTGCAGTAGCATATGCTCTCATAGAACGGTTAATAGTTGAAATCACGCTAGCTCCATCAGGAACAGTTAAGGCAGACAGAGATTTGCAGAACTCAGCAGGATTTGCCACGTGCTCAATTACCTAAAGTAATAATCAATTTACACAAAAAATAGACATAAATCCAAGATAATCtgaatacaataaaaaaaaaaaaaatgtgtgtacATGCAAGAACATACCTCTAAAGCAAACACAGCATCAAAACTCCTCTGCTCCTCGACTAGTTTTTCTGTGCATGATTGAAAATCAGAAGCCTTGagtttaagaaaagaaaaggtactGGAACTAAAGAATACTTACTAAATGATAGCAATCATAAATACAATTACTAAATCAGGTTAAGTATAAATTTGAATATCAAAACCGTTTGAACTTTTaccaccaaaaaataaaaattgataccAAATAGGAGGCCACAAAAGAATCATAATAGCAGTTATATCGTAGGGACATGTCAAACAGAAAACATATATTGCGTGGTTATCACTTATCAGTTGGGCATTACTCATTACTTTACCAGATATGACTACATTATAGGTAACAAATTATGCACATCAAAATAAGGCACTAATTATGTTCGTTAATGGGGGATAGCCATGCATTCCAAAATTACACAAGCAATTAATTACAATTGTGTGCACAATAGTATTGACGTAACCAGAAACCTTGCCTAACAGACTATGAACTCGAATAGGACGTACCAGCTGTTGTGCAATGATATTCAATGCTTGAGGTCACCGGATCCAAGTCCTGTGTTAATGACTAATGTTTAGAAACATCTTAATGTATACAAAAAGTCACTTGAACACCAGAATTACTCAAACCATAAAATTAAGAGTTACGGTTCAAGAGAATGGCCATACAGCATGAAGGCGAGCTATCTTGATATTTTTATCCACAGCATCAACTCCCGTTACAGAAGCTCCCATCCGTGCTAAAGGCTGAAGAAGGTTAAAGATTAACATCACCCCTTGACCAATTACACTTTTCAGGTAAACTATCAGTTCAGTTACACAATAACCATAAACAAAGCAGTTGATCCAAGCTGGTTTAGATATTCAACCAAAACAATGACACATAATAGACGAACAAAATGCAAGTAGATTAATTGGAATCAAACAGAGTGGTCCATATGCCGTAAAGAGAAATAATGCATCTAGACAGAGAACTATTTAATAAACATTACATGCCCTAAAAGGATGATAGTATGCCAATAATATCATGGAGAACAATGTGTCTACCATAGACAAGTTCAGCCAGACAACACCAGTAGCTGGCATTTGCCAAACTAAATTTGATCCCCATTGCCAAAATGGCTAATTTGAAACTAGGGGTGTGCTTAatttaaaacagaaaagaaagatgATATATAATATACCTCAGACAGAATTCCACCACCACAGCCAACATCAAGAAACTTGAGCCCTTCAAAGGGCCTAGCAGATAATGGATCCCTCCTGAAATCAGAAAACACATACAAAAATAAGAAACACAGAAAAGCATCACTTTCTTATTAACTCCTGATGAATGTTTGAAAGCATGGTTCTTAATTCTACTCATTTTTGATATTCACTAGAGCAGAAAAGATAGTAACTTTACCTGAAATGACGACACAGCGTGGAGCGAATGAAGGCGAGTCTTGTAGGATTCATGGCATGCAAAGGTTTGAATGGTCCTTCAGAATCCCACCTTTTTCATCAAACAATTCAATTTCGCAAATgaatttgtttcttcttgatcacAAACTTCGGAGCTAAAAAGGCACAGATTGAAATCTTCTAAGAAATTTTCTCTCACCAGGTTCCGGCAATGGCGGCGAACTTAGCGAGCTCTGCCTGGTTCAGAGACGACGGCGAGGGAGAGTGAGGGTTTTGAGGCGGTGGAATCGACGGCGGAGGCTCtccggagggaggaggcgcatCGGAGAAGAGCCGAGTGGCATTATGGAAGTTGAGAAATCGAGGGCGGTGGAGGCTCGCAGAGGCGGTGGCGGTGTACGGTGGCGGTCGGAGCTGCTTCAGGAGCTTCCCAGCCATGGCCCCATAAGTGTGACAGCAAAGACCAAAGAGAGGGAGAACTCTACTAACGGATTGGGTTTGGGCTTCACAGAGGGATCGGACCTCAATTTAATACTCGGCCCACAATACTTTAGATTTTCTTTCTCTAATCAAAATTATTTAAGTAAAAAAAGCCACGTCCGAAATTGCTCAGTACTATTTGGGAACAAGAACAGATTAAAGAAGCATGCAAAACGCAGAGAGTGAGTCATTTGAAATGTTCATCTGCATAAGAGAGAAAGCAACACACACAGGTAGGCACTTTATAATCTGGAACGCACTTTCAGCTGACCCTTGGCactaaaattaaagaaaacgaAAAGGCCATTGACCAAGTTGTAGAAACTGAGAAGTGGAAAAGCATCTGGAGAGAGAAAATGCAGCGGAGGGTTGAGCTTTGGAGGCACCAGAGATTCTGAGGGCATTGGCTGTAGAAGAAGCCAAAGCCGGACCTGACATGAGGCTCATGAGTCGGCCATCTCAGGGCCAGTGTCTCGTTatgcctaattttttttttttggtatttaaaaaaattattaagtaaataaaatgtgTGTTTTTTAACAAACAATAAATTAGTTTAGTTGGCAAGTtgcattcttttcttttatattactCCTAGCCTAAGTTCGAATCCTCTTTCaattgtgtgtttatttatttttattttttttataaaaaatgtaggtccattttgattttttgtCTCAAGCCTCAAAATCTCAAGTCCGGGCCTGGAAGAAGCCCACATTCTGAGTGCCATTGTTTTGTTACGTTCTCTGATCCCCTCCCAGATTCCTGGAACACATCTTTAAGCTTATCAATTCCCTGCCATACCAGCacaaacccaaaagaaaattgaacccaaatattcatcaaaagcAGAGACCCAAAATTATAGAATAGAAAACACTATTGTTAAGATTCAAAATTCCAAACCCACATGGTAAAGTAGAAATACAGAGCATGAATTTACAGATCAATAGCAGTAATTGATTATAAAGCCACAAACTTTGGGTATATGTATTGGAACTTGTGGGACTTCCCACATAGAAGAAAGGATTAAGGGTGATAGCCTTAATAAGGCCATATCCTTTCAAACTATTATATGGATGACAAATCTTGATATGGGCTTTGGTGGGCTCTACCTCTTGGGTTTTCCATAGGAATAAGCATATTGATTCTCTTGAGTTTTCCATAAGAATAAGCATATTGATTAAATCTGGTTTTATTTTTGCATCAGTATTCAATTTTCGGATAAATGCAAATAGTTGCAACAGATGAAATCAAACAACACCAACCGCCGACACAACTGTTCGCGTTAACCTCTATATATGGACGACCTTGGGTCGTCATtctatttgatttcaatttttgtttattagttgatatatatatatatattgttaatattcatatatataaatatcatGTTCGTACAAGCATATACTGATTGTTTCTAACAATATGTTCAACCACACAATTAGCAAATGAATCATAGAAAGCAAAACGTACTAGGGCTGCTTGATGTCTTCGGCAATAAGGCTGGATCTGCAAAACGTAGGAGTAAGGAGTGAGGAGTGAAGAGTGAGGACCTGAGGGTTCAAAGTGGCGATGGACGGTAGGAGCTCCGGCAGACACAGATTTTAAACATCAAATGGATGGAAAGCTGCCGTAGAAGAACTTGCCGAAAGTTGGAAGACTGCTGACGTTCGTCTGGAGGATTTGGCTAAATATAACGCCTTCGAAATTATAGCATTACCAATTTACCCAAGGCACGTACTATGTTCATCTTTTTCGAAAAAATTTAAAGCCATATAAACTTTATATAAATTTTGCCAcaagttttcaattttttttttttaattgataagGGTTGAAAGTTTatcaagcagtacaaaaacgataCATCTCTATATCCCTACATGTCATTAGAAAGAGCCGTTTTAAGTAGTACAAAATCatatttaataagactgaacaAGCTCCCAACACCTCAATGCACCCACTTTTTTAGAGATAAAACACTTTTATTAAGACAAAAAACAAAGTCCTCCGAAGAAGATTAAATGGTTCATAATAGAAACTAGGTCTTCTAAGACTTTCAAGATTTAAACAGTATTATGAGCCTTAAAGACCCACATCAACTAAACCAACAATAAAGGAGCATCTCAAACCATGCAAACCTCTAGCCCATTGAGGTCCAAACAAGGGGCCCAAACAGTAGGGTACCAAATCAAAGCAAAAACAGCCCAATTTGATGCCCAAGCAGCCCAGCTAGACCATCTTCCATCACTGACTTCCACCACCACTGACTTGCAGCTGCCGTTGTAGAGTACTTCATCGCCGCCACCAAACGTAGCATCAATATCCCACCTGATCTTGAAGACACTGGTACAACAATCGAACTAGGACCCATCAATATCACCCATCCGAAATGACACCGGAAGTACTGACTATCCAATAGTTAGATGAACCCCTAGAACGAggagaaaacaaaaacacaaaaatcagAGAGGCACATTGGAGAGATTCCCTGCCACCACCGCCCTCAAACCAACCAAAGAAAAGACTGTAACAAAACCTCGCTCTCCTAGTCGGATTCACTGTTTGATGAGATCCCCGTCTCATCCTTAGTTACTTTATTACTGAATTATTATCTAGGCTTTTCTTACTGTGTCTAGGTAAGAATATGGGTGTGAGGTGTCACTATAGCTGTCAAGCATAGGATCATGGGTGCATTGGATCCGTTTTGGAATAGACAGGTGTCTAGTTCATTTTGAGACTTTAGCATCTATATGTATTGGCTTGGCCAACCTTTCTGGGATATCGAAGAATTATCAATTATCATTCATCTTATTGctttctttatctttttctctgttttctaGAGTAGGATCTCAttatctggtatcagagctttcgAGCTCATGGGACCTAAGCCAAAAAGCGGTGGTGCTCATGCCCAGACGCGTGAGTTAACGACCGCGGAGATGGATTATTTAGCCCAACAATGTCTCGCCGAAACCCATTTTCAGTCTGTGTGTGATTCTGTGGCTGAAGTTCGCGAAGCTTAGGAGTTCTTACGAACCCAAAACGTGGAGATTCAAGCTAAACATGCTGAATTTCAAGCTCAAATTTTGGAGGAGCTGCGTTCTCTTCGGGTCTCTTCAATTCAACCTGTACCTGACCCAATTTCGTCAAGCCCAATTCGCTTTGGATCTCTTCCTCCTACTAGTGTTGGGGCTCGTCCAAATAACTCCTTGGAAGAGGTTCCGGTGGCGGGGTTGGGAGTTCTCAGCACCATGAGTGATGCACATCCATCGCTTACAATTCCTCCTGTCATGGTAACTCAATCATCATCTCTATCTGTTACTGAGATCCATTCTAGTGCTAGTACTTCTATTGTTAGGGGCAAAATGATAGCTACCCCTACTGCTGTTCGTGAAATTGCTAGACCTAGTGGTAGTAAATTGATGGGTGATGCTTTCAAAGTTGGAGACCGCAGAGTGGATTATGGTATTAATCAGCAACAATTTTATCAACCTTATACTAGTGATCGTGACTTTACTCATGCTCATAATCATGCACCTGGTTCCTTATTTGATTATAATGGTTCTATGCATAGTATTGCTGTGCCTCAATTGCATGATGCGAGGAATTTCCATTATCCTGGGAATCCGTATAACTATGAACCCCATAGAGCAAATTTACCATTTGCTGTGAACCAATATTTGGCTGCTCAACCTCAAATGCAACCTTTGCATACTTTGGCCCCTCCCACTTATTCCACTTTGTCAGCCACACAACCCTATCATCAGAGTGTTTACTCTCAACCACAAGCTAATAACCCCATGAATCATCAGGCTTCCAATTACTTCCCTCCACCAAACCAATTGGCCAATACACAAGGTTACCCTCAATTTCATATGCATCCTGAACTCGACCACAACCTTCCGATCATGAGACAAATGCGTTTGGAGTTTTCCACTTTTGGAGATGGTGATCCTATACAGTGGCTTACTAAAGCAGAGCAATATTTTGAGCTTTATCAGATTCCTGAGGACAGAAAAGTCTCCATTGCTGCGATGCATTTAGTGGATGAGGCTGCTGATGTGTGGCATTTATTCCGTCACCATTATccggcaacttggcaaggcttTGCCAATCTTCTAATGAGAGAATTTGGGTCCCTTACTAACGTTGATTGTCAATCTGCCTTGGCTAGGCTCTCTCAAACCGGTACTGTGAGTGAGTTCAAGTCTCAATTCAACAAGCTTTCTAGGCGGGTAACTGGTTTTACAGAAGGTGCTTTAGTGTCATGCTTTATTGGTGGGTTAAAGGAGGATATCAGGGTGGATGTTGGTGCTATGAATCCAACCTCTTTATATCATGCTTACGAATTGGCAAGAAtctttgaagaaaaatatttgggGCACAAGAGTAGTCGACAACCACAATATCCGGCTAGGCCTTCTATTCCAACTCAACAGCAGCGAAGCACTTTTGGTGGGAGCAGACCCTAAGTTTCCATGCAGCTACCACCAACTAGTGGATCTCGACTCAGGCCTTCATCTACTGATATAGATAAAAAATGGTCCCAAGCTGACTATCATGATAGATGAGCTAGGggactttgtttcttttgtgaTGAACCCTATGAGAAAGGACATATGTGTAAGAAAACTCGGGGGCAAGGCCGTGCTTTGCTCATTGAGGGAattccagaaattgaaatgatgCCTGAGCAACCAGTTTTAGCAGATCTTATTGACCTGGCTGAACATGTTTCCGAAGTGGAAGAGCCTTATTTAACAGTGCAGGTAATTGGAGATGTTCAAGATCCCAGAACTATGCAATTGAAAGGGAGGCTTAATAATAGGGAAGTGCACGTTTTAATTGATGGTGGGGCAACACATTCATTCATCCATCCATGTGTGTTAAAGAAAATAAGAGCTTAGGTAGATGATTCAAAATTATTGAAGGTAGTTGTGGCCTGTGGAATGCCCACTCGGACTTCTGGAAAATTGCAATTACAAATGGAGTTACAAGGTACTACCATTGACACTGAGGTGTTTGTTCTTCCCGTAAACGGTTGTGAGGTTCTTCTCGGGGCTTCTTGGCTCAAAACATTGGGTGATATAGTGTGGAACTTTGAGAAGATGACTATGAAGTTTACTATTGGTGATAAGTGTCATTTTTTACAGGGTTTCCTATCGGGTGACACGACTATGGTTAATAGTACGACAATGACAAAGTTACTTCAACAAGAAAAGGAGGCTATGTTCATACAACTGATAGAAGTAACAGATCAGCTGGAATTACAGAACAACCTACATCCAGACATCGCGACATTAATCAATCAGTTTGCCACCTTATTTGACAAGCCAACCACTTTACCTCCTCATAGACTACATGATCATCAAATTACACTCGTTCCTGGATCTTCTCCAGTAAGTGTGTGACCATATCGTTACCCTCAATTTCAGAAAAATGAAATAGAAAAAATTTGTGGAGAATTGTTGGTTGGTGGGGGTAATACAACCTAGCAATAGTCCATTTTCCTCTCCAGTCCTATTAGTCAAGAAAAAGGATGGTAGTAATCGTTTGTGTGTGGACTATAGAGCCCTGAATGCTCAAACAATGAAGGATAAATTTCTGATCCCCGTAGTGGATGAACTTTTGGATGAGTTACATGGGTCTGTGATTTTCTCGAAACTTGATCTCCGGTCGGGTTATCACCAGATCAGAATGCACACTAATGATATCCCAAAAACTGCTTTTCGAACCCACCAGGGTCATTATGAGTTCTTGGTGATGCCCTTTGGCCTCACCAATGCCCCTTCTACATTTCAATCCTTAATGAATGATGTGTTCCAGGAGTATTTGAGGAAGTTTGTCCTCgtttttttttatgatattCTTATTTACAGTAAATCCTTGGAGGAGCATTTGGAACATTTAGCCTTGGTTTTTTCAAGGTTGCAGGAGCATGAATTGAAGGTCAAGATAAGCAAGTGTGCCTTTGGAACTTCACAAGTGGAATATTTGGGACACATCATTTCTGCACAAGGAGTAGCCGTAGATCCAGCGAAGATTGAAGTCATTAGGAATTGGCAAAAACCCACGACTTTGAAGGGATTGAGAGGTTTTTTAGGAATGTTTGGGTACTACAGGAAATTTGCCAAGGGTTATGGTGTGGTTGCTAAACCATTGACTGATATGCTTAAGAAGGATAATTTTCAGTAGACACTTGCAGCAGAGAAGGCTTTTGAGGATCTTAAATTGGTCATGACTTCTACCCCTGTTCTTGCTTTACCTGATTTCTCTAAGGACTTTGTGGTTGAGTGTGATGCTTCAGGGTTAGGTTTGGGAGCTGTTCTTTCTCAAGACGGACATCCAATCGCTTTTTTAAGCAAGTCCTTCGCTCCTAAACACTTAGCACTTAGTGTTTATGACAAGGAAATGCTGGCGGTTGTGTTTGCTGTGGAACTTTGGAGACCTTACCTTCTTGGTCATCATTTTAATATCGTCACAGATCATAGAACAATTCAGTATTTCCTAAACCAACGTATCACTACTCCTTCCCAGCAAAAGTGGTTATTGAAGTTACTTGGGTATGATTACAGCATTGTTTATAGGTCTGGAACTCACAATATTGTACCTGATGCTCTTTCAAGGCAAGTTGAGCTTAAGCAATTGATGGGAATTTCCAAACCAGTCTTGGATTATATGCAAGATATTGCTGATGTTTGCAGATCTAATGTGGAGACAGGGCAGCTTATTGCTAatttggagcaaggagaagctTGTTCTAAGCATTTCTCAATCGATAACGGGAGGCTGCTTTACAGACGCAGGTTTTTTGTTCCTGCAAAAGATGGATGGAGACTGAAAATAATGCAAGAATTTCATGGGGGTAAGGAAGGTGGTCACTCAGGGTGGTTGCGCACTTATA belongs to Rosa chinensis cultivar Old Blush chromosome 4, RchiOBHm-V2, whole genome shotgun sequence and includes:
- the LOC112196988 gene encoding ubiquinone biosynthesis O-methyltransferase, mitochondrial; this translates as MAGKLLKQLRPPPYTATASASLHRPRFLNFHNATRLFSDAPPPSGEPPPSIPPPQNPHSPSPSSLNQAELAKFAAIAGTWWDSEGPFKPLHAMNPTRLAFIRSTLCRHFRRDPLSARPFEGLKFLDVGCGGGILSEPLARMGASVTGVDAVDKNIKIARLHADLDPVTSSIEYHCTTAEKLVEEQRSFDAVFALEVIEHVANPAEFCKSLSALTVPDGASVISTINRSMRAYATAIVAAEYLLHWLPKGTHQWSSFLTPEELVLILERASISVQEMAGFAYNPLTGRWFISDDVSVNFIAYGTKIETVTL